CGTTCAATTTAAATAGCTCATTTCCCTAGCATTCCGATTTCGGATTGGATGAGCTCCTTTCAAAATTTGTAGATTTTTAAAGATTTCAAGACTTACAGACGAAGGGAAAGGAAAGTGGATCCACTGCCATACTTAGGACGAGCCCATGTGCTTCAATGTGTTGGAGGATAGCAATCTGCTCCCCGATTGCAGCATTGCAAACCGGGTCCACCTGTTCTCTCTGCTGCAGCACCTCCAGAACCAGGAGCGTCGTCCGGAGGATGTGAGTTACCAGTTGAGGGATCGCTACAACGTATTCCGCCAGGTGCTGCCCAACTACCCGGTACCGGAGCACGCCAACCACCACACGCGAGGATACTTTGAGGAGTTCTCCCAGGAACACGATGCAGTCTCATTCTGCACGGACCCTGGATCATCCGGCGAGGAGACCAGCGAGTCCAGTTTGGATAGTGACTCCGAGCAGATCGGATAGACCGCCATCATAAgtgcacataaattaaaaaagtgaAATGATGTCTATGGTTGAGTGTCTGGCAAGTGGCGTTAAACGCGGCCATTAAATGttcaacaataaaaaaggaaaattcagcataaaattacaaaacaatttgGTGGTCAGTGGTACTAGCAAagacatatactcgtattaaGCAATTTAATGCGCGTTTGTCGCGCTTGTTTTCCTGCCTAAAAAACTGGAACCAGCTGGCCGTTTGTCCAGTGAAATGCGCTAGCTTATCAAATCTAAATGATCTCATTCagcatattttattattacccAAAAAATAGAATGCGGGAAAGGTAAGCTAATCTCTCTTAAATAATAGCGTACATCACCAAACAGGGGAAAGTGTAGGCCAAGTGGAGTTTGGAGTTGCCTGTCAAGTGCGAATTATTTTATAGAAGTGGACATATGAGAGGAATTGATTTAAAAGTATATagtaattataataattattcatattataataataacataGGTATAATACCCTGAAGTTACTGACACAGATCGACGTTACATCCGTTTTTTAAACTTGTTACTTTGAAACCTCAAGATAAATAAGAGTACTATGCTACAGAGTATCCAACAGCTGTGTAAGCTTAACCCACCGACCCTAAACTCTCTTTTACCAAAACGACCACTAATggccagaaacagaaaaaagcaTACAGTGCACTGCGGACGGATTCATGAGATCGCTTGCAATGGACGGACGGATCCGCATGTTCTGCCATCAAGTGCCATAGAAATGTGTATCTGGCCAGGCCAGCAAGTGGGTAAATTACAACCTGGAAATGGTCGCGAATCGAGACCGAACTGTCATAAAAATCAGTTAATAACCGCATACCCCGCCCGACCCGACCAGTATACAGAAGTGGATGTGTGTGCGATACACTTATCTGCCTGTGTGGATAcgtatattttcattttcatttggccagATCGGCCTGTTGGGGCATCGCCTCGTTTAGTTGACAGCGCTTTGTTCGCCTGCACGGTTCGAATTACCGGAAACCGAAAGTTTGAGCCCTCACCTGCGAATAGTATTACCACTAGGAGTATATACCACTaaggaatatataaaaagtgtTAAGAAAATGCTCGCGTTTCCAGTACTGTTTGTAGTTTTGCAACTCCTCGCAATCGTTCGAGCGGAATCGGGAGAATTCGGTAGGATACGATCTAAAAAGTGGTTATTTCCCAAGGCCCAAGCTAAGAACAAAAGAGCCAATAAAAGTCATAAATAAGTATTAGAATAATTCATGTTATAGAATGGATATTACGCAGTAGTTTATCGAATCTGAATATGTTCCCTGTGAGAGTACTATCTTGAAATTGAATATACTTAAACGCGAACTGTggaaaaaatcatatttttcaaaaatcatTTATTGTGTTGAAAAACAAAGCCCAGTCTAACGTCAGCATCTTGCAGAGAAACTCCTGGTTCCCGTGAGCTACGGGAACGCAGAGCAGAGGAGCGGAATACGGAGCAACGAGACTTCGACTGCTGGACACTCGGTGGCCGCCCGCTCCTACTACGACGTGGTGCAGAACGCCGGACAGACGGGCTGCTCCGTGGGCACCGAGTGCACTCCGCTCCACGACTGCACTGCCCTGATCTACGAGGTGGCCCGGAGCTGCTACTACGGCGACAAGTCGCTCTACTGCGGGGGAGCCAGCGAGGAGCTGCCCTACGTCTGCTGCCCCAGCAGTCCGCTGGAGAAGAACCAGGTGTGCGGCAAGTCCCTGGTCCAAGGCCACTTCTACAAGGGACTGGGCTCCTATCCCTTCGTCGCGCGCATCGGCTTCAAGCGTAAGCAATATATTACATAGATAAATGCGGGATTTTGCCAGTTCAAAATACAGATGTACTCGTAAATGCACCAATTAGGCATTGAATAATCTTGCATTTCTTTATTCATGTCCAAATATTTGTTAGTATCAAGGATGtcatatcaaaatatatacttttggTAATATATTATTTCTAGAGGCTACTTTAAAATAGAATTCTGTCGCAAACAATCGTCGCATTCCGCTCTTAGCCAGCCATCTaaaatgttattgttttattctCTTTTATACTCAGATGTCAACACTGGAGCCTTTGCCTATCCGTGTGCTGGAGCCGTAATTGCGCGCCGGGTTATCCTCACGGCCGCCCACTGCGCTCTGGCCAAGGCCGATGGACACCGGCTGTAAGTTGGTCACTGGGTGCAGTGCGTCACGCTGGTGGGAGAGGCTTCTGATCGACTTTCTCCCCTCGCACTTTTGCAGGTCTTCGGTGCGCGTCGGCGAGTACGATACGAGTAGCGATCCGGACTGCGCCAACACCGGATTCTGTGCACCGCGGTCGGTCAACCACGCCATCAGCCATGTGATCGTGCATCCCGACTACAAGCAGGGCCAGTATCACCATGACATTGCTCTGCTGGTGCTGAAAACGCCGCTAAACTATTCGGGTGAGTTCTGGGCGTGGCGGGGAGGCCCCCTATAAATCTATAttcatatatactcgtacacatATTTGTATATCGGAGTCCAATGGGTGGTTACGCTTGGCGGTGTCggcgttaattaaaaatcgttTTGTTCTGTCATCTTTCCGACCACTCCACTCGGCCTCTCGCTCGACGCTCACATGTCATGTAGCTGGTTCGAGGTTGGGGCTTCCGATCTCCACATGTCACTTAATTGGGCGGCGTCGGGCTTTGCTGCGTGTTTGCTGTACCAACTAATGGGTTGAGCGCGACCTGGTCACTGGATCCACTTCCACTTTCGATTTGTAGCCTTTGGCCTCGGTTCAATGGCTTCGGCAAATCCTCTTACACGCAAAAGGGCAACCTGGTCGAATGGACCAGGAAGCTCTTCGCTTCATTGAGAACTTGGCCCTTGTTTACGATACTTGCAGATTGTTAGTTCCCGCTGCCGCGGactcaaatcaaatcgaacgTGATGTTGATGGTCAGAAATTGAATTTGGAGGCGTCAAACCATGGTGCAGCACACACCTCTGCACACAGCATATCAAATAAGGGTCATTGACGAGCTGCGGAGCGCCGATCGGTGCGGCAATCGATTGGCTAATTGCAATTTGGCCAGTTCGTAAACAGATCATTACCTGCGACCCGAAAGGGGCGTCGCCCAGTTGGCTGGCCAACTTGTTTGCGTTCATCCTTATTGCTTTATAATGCCCAATAAAATACCGCGGCCCGAGATAAATCAATGGGCCCAGAGCAAGGGCGTGTTCGAATGGGGAGTCCCTTTTTTCGGCACAATCAAAATTATTGCTTCAGACATTGAAACGTGGGGAAGGCAGAGCTGCTGCCAAGTATCAAGGAAATTAGGTTGAATTGTTGTACGACTATTCGATCGCTGTGATCATTAAGCTGATAGCATCTAATAGGCACATTGGTCATAGGAATCTAAAGTTGTCTTTCACACTCAATAGTTCTGTTTCTGGAAGCCCcctttgaaaaatatgtgcaaGCCCCTTTGGGCCAGACAACAATGTTGCAATTTGGGAAGGTAGCGATCAGAAGTCGAACGCAAGATTAATGGCGGCCAACCCATTTCCACTCTCGCACTGCCAGTGGCTACTCAACCCATCTGCCTGCAGAAGACACGCGCCAACCTGGTGGTGGGCAAACGGGCTACCATCGCCGGATGGGGCAAGATGTCCACGTCGAGTGTCCGCCAGCCGGAGATGTCGCACCTGGACGTGCCGCTGACCAGCTGGGACCTGTGCCTCCGGAACTACGGGTCCACAGGTGCCCTAGAATCGCCCAACTCCATCGAGGGCCAATGGATGTGCGCCGGCGGCGAGGGCAAGGACGTCTGCCAGGGATTCGGTGGAGCACCGCTTTTCATACAAGAGAACGGCATCTTCTCTCAGGTAATTAAACGCGTTCGTTCTATCCGTTCAATAACTCATCATTTatagtatacatacatacgtctATCTAATGCATGAAGACTTTATAAATATACCTCTCTTATTATCCCACAGATCGGAATCATGTCCTTTGGATCTGATAATTGCGGCGGACTTCGCATTCCGAGCGTCTACACTTCCGTGGCCCACTTTTCCGAGTGGATTCACGATAACACGCCGCCGGAGTAGGCGGCTTAGGTCAGCTTAAGCTAGAActaaaattgcattatttaaataaaatatgaatatgagtACTAGCATCGGACTATTATTCAAAGTCATCGTAGAAAGCTTGCTGCGTTCTGTGGCGCATCCCATTGATCTGATATGTTGATCTGAGTTTACACGCACCCAATcacttaattgaattaattgaaCTCTGACACGAACCACTCGCCGGGGcttgaaaaataagaaaatgatCTTTTATACAAATAAGATGACGGTAGGAAGGAAAGCATTTGGACTTTTGGAACCTTACTCTTCCAGCAATCGTATCTCGTTCAGCGTTGAGAGTTCTAACGATTAGTTTCAACTTTGttttggaatattttgtttaaggAGTATGTTTATTTGAGCAATAGCAATGTGTATTCCCTTTATTAGAGCACATTATAAGGAagacatttttcaatttcgcgTTCCATCAAATGAGTTAATCAAGGTAAGCCCCGGACTTCGAACACagtacacagaaagaaaaatgcaGATGATGAAGTGTTGCATTATAATACTTTGCAGCACATACTTCAGAACCGAATGGATATTTtagaaagaaatttaaatttcttagcCACTGCTCGATATACTTTGTTTAGAATTCACTTTAGCCTGAATACTCAGATGTGGCACAGAGCACCACCTTTTTGTCTCAGTACATTCTTCGCTCTCCGAAACTGCTCATTGCCGGCTCGTTAAACTTAATCGCTTAGGTCTGCATGGGAACTCTCCTGCCTTGATTTCGAGATCTCCATGTGCGTGCGGAGAGAAGAGTCCGAGATGGCGGTACCGGTGCCATGTGGCTAATTGGAGTCAGCTGTTTTTATGAGCCACTGGGATCAGCTGGTGGTTtggcaggagctggagctggagctggagcccATAAATATCGAAATGGCTGCACTGCGCCAAAGAGGGAATTGAAacgaatagaatagaatagaatggAATTCCTCGCATTTACCGACTGCTGGCCATTGCATAAGCTTCTTAACTGGCTCACAGTCCCGCAGAAATCAAGCGATCGTCTAATCAATTCACGAGAACGCCGGCCCCGCTGAAGGCAGAGTATCTGGCCATCGGCGAGGTCCCGGGGACGGAGGCGATGCTGGGGCAGAAGCCActaaatggaaaatcaatttgtttgctcCCCACAGACGGACGAGGTTCCCAGACGGTCAGTCGGCAGTCGGTCGTCGCGAGGTGAGCATCGTCGGCGGCACTCGCAGTTTCAATTTTGCACCGGGCGAAAAATCCTCCGAACAGtgtcgaaaatattttaattgcataccGTGTGTTGCCGTGTGTGTGGCAAGCAGAAGCACCCAGGAATGAAATactgatttgtttatttttttggaattCTTATATTTAACAGTCTGGCTGTTTGGCGCCGAATAATCGTGGTGCCGTATTAAATATAGCTAAAATATATTAGTGAACTTCCACGATCATTTCTAATTTCGCTTGCATTGCGCGAAAAGCTCAAGTTATTGTTACGgtgtaaattaaaaaatatgactTTAAAAACTACGTGCATCATCCATTGAGGTAGTGACGATTAAAGTGTTGAAGTCccctgaaaaaataaaaaaaggtattttactttttaaatgtatacgtttaaaagaaaatgtatctaaaaaaataaactatataaacaaatattatttatgccatttattttataacatttaaaacGGGAACGCTAAAGTGCTATCCAAAATTATCAGTAATTTCGACTAATAATATTCCAAGAATGTTTATTTTGAACACCCTGGCTTTTCAAGCTCAAGATCTTGGCGCCGAGATACTAAAGCATTTCTGAAAATTTGATGCAAACGGCCTTGTTTCTATTGAAATAAGATATTCTGCCAACAGACCAAATAGTGAATTTATGGTTCTCCATTAAAAAAAGACGATCTGATTGTATGGCAACCCCTGCGAGTGAATATAAGAGCAGAAGATCGCCCTGCGCGAGGCCAAACTAATCcccttaaaaaacaaacaataaacaaatacgaTCGAAGAAATTGTTTTAGACGTGCGTAATGCGCTTGTGTGGTAAAGTGTTTGTTTACGCTCCCGATCTAGACAGTTAAGCAAAATAATTAGCGtagatttaaaaacaaaagccagccCTCCGCGTGCGATATTTCGCCATCGATAGCGAGAGCTTAAAAAAGCGCCCAAGTCATAAATATCGGGCCTAATCAGATGGACGCTGGAGAGCAGGGCGCTAATTGGGAGTGCTACATATAACTGTAAGCTGATCGGATCGAAAGAACATAGGTTCGGCAGAAGCAACGCAATATGTGGGGGCGACATCGCCGCcggcagaagaagaagcaaaagaggaaaacccaaaaataaagtTCAAAACTCTTTTCAAGTCCCAGCTTGGCAACATGCACTGCGGCAACATGCTGCTGGGCGTCGCCCTCATGTTGCTGGCGCTATATGGCCCCTGCGCCGAACCAAAATTGGAGCACGAGTGCTCCAGCATGGACATCCGAAACGAGTGCAAGAACATGCATCTGCTGGACAACTGCACCGTGGTCACCGGATACGTTATGATCACGCTGATCCAGATCGAAAAGCACTGCAACTTCTCGGAATACTCATACCCGCTGCTCACCGAGATATCCGAGTTCATGATCTTCACCGATGTGCCCGGCCTGGTCAACATCACCGAGATGTTTCCGAACCTGACCGTCATTCGGGGTCGCCGCCTGTTTCTCAACTACGCGCTCGGCGTAACCAACATGCACGACCTTGAACAGGTGAGATCCTAAGTCTAGTCCATTGAATAGGAAAAAGATTGCTGCCCAACGGTCTCGTTTTTCGAGAACAAATCTCTAATTTATTGGGTTATTCTGAAGTCtgaaacattttgtaaaatacTCTCCATTTTGAAAACTCCTGAACGTCCAGTTGGCTTTTCCCAAACTGGTGGCCATACAACGAGGACAAGTCTACATCGGCAACTGCCCCAAGCTCTGTAGCATCGCCCGTGTTAATTGGGATCTGCTGACTCACACCATAGGCGATAACAACATCATAATGGACAATAAAAACTGTAGCGCACCGGTTTGCTCTGGATGCAGTTCCTTCCACTGCTGGTCGAATCATTACTGCCAAAGATCGGTCAACGAAAATGTGGCCAATCCAAAGGCGTAAGTAAAACTAAAGTCATTAGAGAATGATTTGGAATTATTCGAAAGAACTCATAAAAGGTTAAAGGTTACTAATCCTTAATCCAACGCAGCAACATAAACGCCTGCCACGAGGAGTGTTTGGGCGGCTGCAAGAACAACTCAACATCTGCTGCTGACTGCAGCGTCTGCCGCGGACTCAGTGATGATGGTGTCTGTGTAAAGAGCTGTGCCAAGGACAAGTGAGTGGACACATTCTGCCGCATTAGGATCTATATGTTTACTGCCTTACAGGTACGTCATGGAGAATTATCAGCGCTGCTATACCAAGGATGAGTGTGTGGTGAAACATGGCCATGTTATTTCCGGATCACAATGCGTGGCTTTTTGTCCCAGCGGCTACAAGACGGACAACAGGTCGGAGTGCGTGCTCTGCGGTGCCGATGAGCCTTGTATCAGCTTCTGCACGCCGGAGTGGCCTGGGAAAGCGTTTATCGTATACAATCTGGCTGATGCCGAGAATTTGCGTGGCTGTCAGATTTTTAATGGCAGTCTGGTCATCACAATCCGCAACAAGGTGAACGAGACGCAGCTGTTCCACAGCTTCACTAGTATCCGCGAGGTTCGGGGACATGTTAAAGTCTATCggtaaatattattgttttggtGTTTCACTGTcatttattactttattaataacttattaatttctttccGCAGTTCCTCCCAGCTTAGAAGCTTGCAATTCCTCAGGAACCTGGAGCGGGTCCACGGCGATCCCCTAGAGAATCGCCACTATTCCTTCATACTTTATGACAACAAGCAACTGTCCGAGTTGTGGACACCTTCGCGGCAACTCGAGTTTATGGAAGGCGGCATGTTCATGCATCGCAACAACAAACTGTGTAACCGGAGGATGCGAGAATTCCAAAACGGTGTGACCCACGATAGAGCCCTGGACTCCCTGCAGACCAACGACCAGGAGGTGCAGTGCAGTCCCTCAAAGTTGCAGCTATTTGTGCAGGTAAATTGCGCTGGCTTTTCATGggtaatattatattttacatattctGTTTAATCTTATATTCAGAAACGATCGCATCGGTCTGTGAAGCTAAGCTGGCTTAAGTCACAAACAAGCCAGAAGATCGAGTTGATCCATCGACCTTTATCGCCGGGGAAACTGTACCACGAAGAAAGTGATCTGGAAGCACCTATATGTACACGAATTAACTGGAATCGGCGCCTGCTCTTCGCTGACGACCTGATCGAAAATGGCACTCACTATCTTTTCGACTTGGATGATCTTCAATCGGACACGCGCTATGCCGTCCTGATACGTACTTTTGGCAATGATGAGGCGCATGACGCACGCAGCGAATTGACCTACGTGCAGACGGAGCTGGACATTCCAAAGCCTCCGTTGCTGGAGCTGGTCAAGAAGACGGATAGCTCGCTGACGGTTCGGATGGCCAGTCACGACCACATTAGCTTTGTTCTTACCGTCTTTGAACTGAGCGATGATCAGGCTTATATAGAGCAGAGAAACTACTGCCACCAGCCGTCGTACGTGTGGCAGGACATGGACGGCCCCAAGTGGATGGCGTACGAGGACTACGACGACTGCTGTGCCCAAAGGGCAGAGCATTTGGAGGACTCTCGTTTCATTGCGGACATGAGGGATCAATATCGCTGCACCCTTGATAATCGCAAGCAATGCAGACGACTGGCACTATCAGAGGTCACTCTTCCACAGCTTCGGCTGCTGGGAAACACCACGGAGTACGAGCTTAAGGCGCTGCATCGCTATCGCCTGTATGCGCTTCAGCTACAAGCCTGTAATCTGCTCGGATGCAGTAGCCACACAACTCTCTACGGACGAACGAACTATACAATGGGTGCCGATCTTCTCACCCAACTATATGCCTGCCACGTTCCGGAAATGGATAAGTACATTATGCGCTTCGACGAGCCTAAGAAGCCCAATGGCCTGGTGACCAACTATGTAATCCACTTTCGCAACAACTTCTCGCAAACCCACGTCGGGTGCGTAACGCGGATGGATCACCAGAGTGCCGGCTACATGTACATAAAGCAGATAAACATTACTTTCACCGAGTGCGCCGTGCGGGTTCATTCCCTGGCCGGAGATGTGATGACGCCCTACATGCCAATCAGCCTGTGCAGCGACGAGGACCGCTTACAGGCGTTTCACAGCAGGGAAGCCAAGGAACTATCGCCGGAAATCACAGACATGACAGCCACAGCGTCACATGGTCGCGGCATTAGCATATTCCTGATCTGCTTCCTGTTTGGGTGCAGCGTTTCTCTGGTTTGGGTTCTTTACAAGCGGCGATGTTGGAGGAAGTTACCGGGACTCCGGCGATATGTGCCCGTGCGAGAGCAGTGGCTGCGTGACCGACAACAAGCCGACGATCGCGAAATCCTTGTCGACGGTTTTGAAACAGTTCGTTttcagaacaacaacaacagccaggCGGACGATTATCCTATGTAAACGataatatacatttgtatgtgAGACTTACCTTGCTTGATCAACGATAGATCCTAGGTGGAGGATGTGCTGGGCTTGGTTGCGGGCTCCGACCTATCGGCGTCGTCGTTCAGGCTCTTACCGCTGGCCAAAAGAACAGCTGGAACGCTACTGGAGGTCGCCGGCAGTACCTCGCTGTCAGAGGGGGGCGTGGGCGTCCGGGGAGTTAGCAATTGTTGGCGGCTCCTCAAGCGTTCCATCTTGGCCTGCTCGTACTCCTTGAGATCGGACAGTTTCAGCTGAATGGTCTGCAGTTCGCGGCGTCGCATTTTTCCGggatgttttctttttggggagGAAGTatacaatttgtatatttcgaTATCGATTAAGCATATAAGTTATCGAATACACTAGTACGCCAGGGGTGGCATAAGTTATTGAACATATCGATAACGCTATCACGCTATTCCCATTATTACCTTAAGTCGggaatttttgaaaataaaaagcaacttatcttaaaaaaaatttatttatcaagTATTGGATTACTTTTTTTAtgggaaataaaatatacaacaaactttgttttcaattgttttttagTATAATTACattgtataaaatatgtaaatatataagatatcaacctatttaaattttttctgtacaACCATTAATCCCACCCAACTAgggatatatttataaaacattttattccTCCTCACCAAAGAGTCCTCCCAGTTCCAAGTCTTCTCCACCAGTTCCAGTCAACTGGTGTGCTCTGAATTCCGTAAAAAACTTTCCGTCGCTTTTTGAACTCCAGGCCTGCTCATCCGACTCGGCGGCAATGTGCCGGGCGTGTTTGGGTGGTGTAAAGTGGCTGTACGTGCAATCCGTGTAGTCAGCCGACATTGAGTCATCCTTACTATATTCTAGATTATAGTGTTTCTTTAGAAAGTCCACGACCTGTTCCTTGGAACCCAAGCTGTTGAATTGCACTCGTAAATCTCGCTTCATTTGAGCGCTCCACATGAAGGTGAGGTGGTGATGAAAGCATTGAAAGAGCAGATTATTCCCCGCAGCAAATGCTATATCTAGCCACTGTTGTACACAGGACAACGGCGTTGTTTCGAAATCAGAATAGATGCTATTAAAGAGAGCCGGATTAGCAAGCAGGCCTCGGGCAGCCATTACACCAGCTGCTCCTGTCTGATCATGCATATCGAAGGCATCCCTATAGCTCTCCACATTGCCGTTGACTATCAGGGGGATTTGCAGAGACTTACGCACCTCGGCCATGGCTGGGATATCTAGCGTGTCCTTAGAGTGTTTTTGGGCTGGCGTCCGTCCGTGAAGTGTTAGAAAGGTGACACCCGCTTGTTCCAACTGGCGGGCCAAATCGATAGTGCGCTCCAAAGACTGCTCTCCTCCCAGCAGACGCATCTTTACCGAAACACTGAAATCAGCGGGCAGTGCGCGCCTCACCTCCTGAACTACTTGACGCACTAGCTCGGGCTGGCGCAACATTCCGCAACCGTAGCCCTTTGCCATTGCCCAGCTTTGTGGACAGCCACAGTTTAAATCGATGCCATCAACATACGGATAGATGAGCTGGGCGGAGGTGACGAATTCCGTAGGATCCTTGGCCGCAAACTGAGCGATCAGCGGCTGGTCATCCGCACCCGTGGAGAACTCGTTCTGGCGGGCCTTTTCGCTGTTGTTAATGGAGTCTGAGATCATCATGGGCGTAAACGCGAGTTGCACACCATTTAATCGAACTAGACGCCGAAATTCCAACTTACTGTACCGGACCACTGGAATATAAATTTGCAGATTTATTAGTAGTAGATTAACCAGTAGTTAATCATATTATATTCATTACTTGGAGCGCTGACCCGCACAAAATCCGATCGTGCTTCCGCGAACAGCTCAGCGATGTTGTGATGCGGTCTTTGTTGCGGCCGGagcattattaaaaaatatttgatggtaaataaacataaacaattgCCAAACGTGCGTGTACAAAGCCGCTAGTGCCTATTGGTGGTTACCACGTGAAGGATATCGATAGATCCGCAAACAATATATACCGATAACTTTTAAGGCTAATAATGGTTTTCGTTAAGACGGTTTGTAATAGGGGGATTGTAGTAAcgaatatatttctttattatttcaaagttttgaaaaacatAGACATAAAGACCGACGAAGACTTTTAATAGCTTAAACACTCTTAAGACGACCTAATAATGCAATTTCTAACGTGTTTTTCCTTACATATCAACTTATAGTAAATACCCCGGTAAAAATCAACATTAAGCTAAAGTTCCGTCGTGGCCACCCCCCAGTACTTTCGCATTCTACTCTCGTGCTCGTTGAAGTCATCATCGTCGTGTTCCTCCTCGTCCAGAATGTTCCTCTCCCGCTCCTGGGTAACGGCAAAGTCGTACTCAAAATTGTAGGGCATCAGGCGCTGAAGGGATCCGAAGTAGGCTGAATTTGTTCCTCCGGACCGCTTTACGGTACCTCCGTGAAACTTGGGCCGGGGCTTGGCATCAAACAGGTTATATCCGTAGCTGTGGGCCTGCTGAAAGGAGAGGGCACTGCCAAAGTGCCCAGGAGGCGTTTGCCTCACCTGATGATATGAGCCCAGGGCAGCAGAAGTCGGTATGGGTTGGGGTAATTGGGGAGTGCTGGTCGAGATGAACTTGTTGGTGACACTGCGCATCAGATTCGAGGTAAAGTCGTTCCGTTCTGGAATAACCGCAGCTGCCATGATGGCATTGGGAACGGTACGCTGTTTCGTGAAAGACTTGGAGATGGTGTTTAGCTCCTTATCGAACAACAGCTGGGTGTTCTGTTCCAGCATGTACTCCCAGCACTTGAACTGCTCCTCTGAAAGCACTGATTCTGAAACTGACTCTGTTTCATCCAGCATCTCCAGCTGTTGCTCCTCCTGCAAAACACGGGCATGGGCTAGGACAAACTCATCGTCCTTATCCTTGGCCAGCAGGTCCCGATCACTCTCTCCACTTGGCGAGGATCGTCCCGCCAGTGGTTCTTGTTCAATAGCTCGGTGGCGACAGGCGTTGCTCCGGTCGCAGCACGTGCGTTTACAAACCGATCCACTGGACAATGGTAAGGAAACCAACTGGGGCTTCTTGCGCACACTTTGTTTCAGCTCCCGTATCAGGTGATCCACATCCGTACCGAGATGGCGAAAACGAACCACTATTACACTGAGATTCTCTGCCGCAGCAAGGCTTTGAGCAATGTCCACCAGTCGCTTGGCCGCAAGCAGGGAATTCTCCTCCTTTCGGATCTCTCGGGCAGCACGATCAATATCCATCACCGACCA
This sequence is a window from Drosophila teissieri strain GT53w chromosome 2R, Prin_Dtei_1.1, whole genome shotgun sequence. Protein-coding genes within it:
- the LOC122614154 gene encoding uncharacterized protein LOC122614154: MCFNVLEDSNLLPDCSIANRVHLFSLLQHLQNQERRPEDVSYQLRDRYNVFRQVLPNYPVPEHANHHTRGYFEEFSQEHDAVSFCTDPGSSGEETSESSLDSDSEQIG
- the LOC122612738 gene encoding CLIP domain-containing serine protease 14D isoform X2, which codes for MLAFPVLFVVLQLLAIVRAESGEFEKLLVPVSYGNAEQRSGIRSNETSTAGHSVAARSYYDVVQNAGQTGCSVGTECTPLHDCTALIYEVARSCYYGDKSLYCGGASEELPYVCCPSSPLEKNQVCGKSLVQGHFYKGLGSYPFVARIGFKHVNTGAFAYPCAGAVIARRVILTAAHCALAKADGHRLSSVRVGEYDTSSDPDCANTGFCAPRSVNHAISHVIVHPDYKQGQYHHDIALLVLKTPLNYSVLFLEAPFEKYVQAPLGQTTMLQFGKVAIRSRTQD
- the LOC122612738 gene encoding chymotrypsin-like protease CTRL-1 isoform X1 → MLAFPVLFVVLQLLAIVRAESGEFEKLLVPVSYGNAEQRSGIRSNETSTAGHSVAARSYYDVVQNAGQTGCSVGTECTPLHDCTALIYEVARSCYYGDKSLYCGGASEELPYVCCPSSPLEKNQVCGKSLVQGHFYKGLGSYPFVARIGFKHVNTGAFAYPCAGAVIARRVILTAAHCALAKADGHRLSSVRVGEYDTSSDPDCANTGFCAPRSVNHAISHVIVHPDYKQGQYHHDIALLVLKTPLNYSVATQPICLQKTRANLVVGKRATIAGWGKMSTSSVRQPEMSHLDVPLTSWDLCLRNYGSTGALESPNSIEGQWMCAGGEGKDVCQGFGGAPLFIQENGIFSQIGIMSFGSDNCGGLRIPSVYTSVAHFSEWIHDNTPPE
- the LOC122612736 gene encoding insulin-like peptide receptor, with amino-acid sequence MHCGNMLLGVALMLLALYGPCAEPKLEHECSSMDIRNECKNMHLLDNCTVVTGYVMITLIQIEKHCNFSEYSYPLLTEISEFMIFTDVPGLVNITEMFPNLTVIRGRRLFLNYALGVTNMHDLEQLAFPKLVAIQRGQVYIGNCPKLCSIARVNWDLLTHTIGDNNIIMDNKNCSAPVCSGCSSFHCWSNHYCQRSVNENVANPKANINACHEECLGGCKNNSTSAADCSVCRGLSDDGVCVKSCAKDKYVMENYQRCYTKDECVVKHGHVISGSQCVAFCPSGYKTDNRSECVLCGADEPCISFCTPEWPGKAFIVYNLADAENLRGCQIFNGSLVITIRNKVNETQLFHSFTSIREVRGHVKVYRSSQLRSLQFLRNLERVHGDPLENRHYSFILYDNKQLSELWTPSRQLEFMEGGMFMHRNNKLCNRRMREFQNGVTHDRALDSLQTNDQEVQCSPSKLQLFVQKRSHRSVKLSWLKSQTSQKIELIHRPLSPGKLYHEESDLEAPICTRINWNRRLLFADDLIENGTHYLFDLDDLQSDTRYAVLIRTFGNDEAHDARSELTYVQTELDIPKPPLLELVKKTDSSLTVRMASHDHISFVLTVFELSDDQAYIEQRNYCHQPSYVWQDMDGPKWMAYEDYDDCCAQRAEHLEDSRFIADMRDQYRCTLDNRKQCRRLALSEVTLPQLRLLGNTTEYELKALHRYRLYALQLQACNLLGCSSHTTLYGRTNYTMGADLLTQLYACHVPEMDKYIMRFDEPKKPNGLVTNYVIHFRNNFSQTHVGCVTRMDHQSAGYMYIKQINITFTECAVRVHSLAGDVMTPYMPISLCSDEDRLQAFHSREAKELSPEITDMTATASHGRGISIFLICFLFGCSVSLVWVLYKRRCWRKLPGLRRYVPVREQWLRDRQQADDREILVDGFETVRFQNNNNSQADDYPM
- the LOC122612740 gene encoding uncharacterized protein LOC122612740, giving the protein MRRRELQTIQLKLSDLKEYEQAKMERLRSRQQLLTPRTPTPPSDSEVLPATSSSVPAVLLASGKSLNDDADRSEPATKPSTSST